A window of the Mus musculus strain C57BL/6J chromosome 18, GRCm38.p6 C57BL/6J genome harbors these coding sequences:
- the Gm45871 gene encoding predicted gene 45871: protein MDAVTYDDVHVNLTREEWALLDPSQKRLYKDVMLETYKNLTAIGYNWEYHNIEEHCQSSRRHRRHERSHTGEKPSVFNTQCGKAFACHTYPQRHERIHTREKSYEGVQYDEALVHHSNLQTHKRTHPKEKPYKCDQCDKAYSQHSHLQRHKRKHTGEKPYECKQCGKAFAYHSELQSHERIHTGEKPYKCNQCGKAFAHHCNLRVHKIIHTGEKPYKCNQCDKAYSQHCNLQIHKSTHTGEKSYKCNQCGKAFVYYGYLQRHKTTHTGEKPYKCNLCGKAFASHRYLQVHKSTHTGEKPHECNQCGKAFVYHDHLQIHKRTHTGEKPYECNHCGKTFAAHRYLQVHKRTHTGEKPYECNQCGKAFASHSYLQVHKRTHTGEKPYECSQCDKAFAYPGYLQVHKRTHTGEKPYECNQCGKAFAGQNVLKRHEKIHTGEKPYICNECGKAFVSNTSLQIHKATHTGEKPYECKQCSKSFASHGQLQSHEIIHTGEKPYKCNGCDKAYSRHSHLQRHKRTHTMTVTNVIEPLQVTVIFKGMEV from the exons gatgcagtgacCTATGATGATGTGCATGTAAACTTGACTCGAGAAGAATgggctttgctggatccttcACAGAAgcgtctctacaaagatgtgatgctggagacctacaagAACCTCACTGCTATAG GCTACAATTGGGAATACCATAACATTGAAGAACATTGTCAAAGTTCTAGAAGACATAGAAG gcatgaaagaagtcatactggagagaaaccctctGTATTCAACactcaatgtggtaaagcctttgcatgtcacaCTTATCCtcaaaggcatgaaagaattcatactagAGAGAAATCCTATGAAGGTGTTCAATATGATGAAGCCTTGGTACATCACAGTAATCTCCaaacacataaaagaacacatcctaaagagaaaccctacaaatgcgatcaatgtgataaagcctattCACAACATAGTCATctccaaagacataaaagaaaacacactggagagaaaccttatgaatgtaagcaatgtggcaaagcctttgcatacCATTCTGAACTTCAGagtcatgaaagaattcatactggagagaaaccctacaaatgtaatcaatgtggtaaagcctttgcacatcatTGCAATCTTCGAGTgcataaaataatacatactggagagaagccctacaaatgcaatcaatgtgataaagcctattCACAACACTGtaatctccaaatacataaaagtacacatactggagagaagtcctataaatgtaatcaatgtggtaaagcctttgtataTTATGGTTATCTTCAAAGACATAAAAcaacacacactggagagaaaccttacaaatgtaatctatgtggtaaagcctttgcatctCATCGTTatctccaagtacataaaagtacacatactggagagaaaccccatgaatgtaatcaatgtggtaaagcctttgtataTCATGAtcatcttcaaatacataaaagaacacatactggagagaaaccctatgaatgtaatcactgTGGTAAAACCTTTGCAGCCCATCGTTatctccaagtacataaaagaacacatactggagagaaaccctatgaatgtaatcaatgtggtaaagcctttgcatctCATAGTTatctccaagtacataaaagaacacatactggagagaaaccctatgaatgcagTCAATGTGATAAAGCTTTTGCATATCCTGGTTatctccaagtacataaaagaacacatactggagagaaaccgtaTGAAtgcaatcaatgtggtaaagcctttgcaggtcaGAATGTTCTTAAAAGACATGAAAAAATTCATACTGGTGAGAAACCTTACAtatgtaatgaatgtggtaaagcctttgtgaGTAACACTAGTCTCCAAATACATAAAgcaacacatactggagagaagccttatgaatgtaagcaatgtagtaAATCCTTTGCCTCTCATGGCCAACTTCAAAGTCATGAAAtaattcacactggagagaaaccctacaaatgtaatggATGTGATAAAGCCTATTCACGACACAGTCATctccaaagacataaaagaacacatactatgACTGTAACCAATGTGATAGAGCCTTTACAGGTCACAGTGATCTTCAAAGGTATGgaagtttga
- the Gm45871 gene encoding predicted gene 45871 isoform X1 gives MGFAGSFTEASLQRCDAGDLQEPHCYRHERSHTGEKPSVFNTQCGKAFACHTYPQRHERIHTREKSYEGVQYDEALVHHSNLQTHKRTHPKEKPYKCDQCDKAYSQHSHLQRHKRKHTGEKPYECKQCGKAFAYHSELQSHERIHTGEKPYKCNQCGKAFAHHCNLRVHKIIHTGEKPYKCNQCDKAYSQHCNLQIHKSTHTGEKSYKCNQCGKAFVYYGYLQRHKTTHTGEKPYKCNLCGKAFASHRYLQVHKSTHTGEKPHECNQCGKAFVYHDHLQIHKRTHTGEKPYECNHCGKTFAAHRYLQVHKRTHTGEKPYECNQCGKAFASHSYLQVHKRTHTGEKPYECSQCDKAFAYPGYLQVHKRTHTGEKPYECNQCGKAFAGQNVLKRHEKIHTGEKPYICNECGKAFVSNTSLQIHKATHTGEKPYECKQCSKSFASHGQLQSHEIIHTGEKPYKCNGCDKAYSRHSHLQRHKRTHTMTVTNVIEPLQVTVIFKGMEV, from the exons ATgggctttgctggatccttcACAGAAgcgtctctacaaagatgtgatgctggagacctacaagAACCTCACTGCTATAG gcatgaaagaagtcatactggagagaaaccctctGTATTCAACactcaatgtggtaaagcctttgcatgtcacaCTTATCCtcaaaggcatgaaagaattcatactagAGAGAAATCCTATGAAGGTGTTCAATATGATGAAGCCTTGGTACATCACAGTAATCTCCaaacacataaaagaacacatcctaaagagaaaccctacaaatgcgatcaatgtgataaagcctattCACAACATAGTCATctccaaagacataaaagaaaacacactggagagaaaccttatgaatgtaagcaatgtggcaaagcctttgcatacCATTCTGAACTTCAGagtcatgaaagaattcatactggagagaaaccctacaaatgtaatcaatgtggtaaagcctttgcacatcatTGCAATCTTCGAGTgcataaaataatacatactggagagaagccctacaaatgcaatcaatgtgataaagcctattCACAACACTGtaatctccaaatacataaaagtacacatactggagagaagtcctataaatgtaatcaatgtggtaaagcctttgtataTTATGGTTATCTTCAAAGACATAAAAcaacacacactggagagaaaccttacaaatgtaatctatgtggtaaagcctttgcatctCATCGTTatctccaagtacataaaagtacacatactggagagaaaccccatgaatgtaatcaatgtggtaaagcctttgtataTCATGAtcatcttcaaatacataaaagaacacatactggagagaaaccctatgaatgtaatcactgTGGTAAAACCTTTGCAGCCCATCGTTatctccaagtacataaaagaacacatactggagagaaaccctatgaatgtaatcaatgtggtaaagcctttgcatctCATAGTTatctccaagtacataaaagaacacatactggagagaaaccctatgaatgcagTCAATGTGATAAAGCTTTTGCATATCCTGGTTatctccaagtacataaaagaacacatactggagagaaaccgtaTGAAtgcaatcaatgtggtaaagcctttgcaggtcaGAATGTTCTTAAAAGACATGAAAAAATTCATACTGGTGAGAAACCTTACAtatgtaatgaatgtggtaaagcctttgtgaGTAACACTAGTCTCCAAATACATAAAgcaacacatactggagagaagccttatgaatgtaagcaatgtagtaAATCCTTTGCCTCTCATGGCCAACTTCAAAGTCATGAAAtaattcacactggagagaaaccctacaaatgtaatggATGTGATAAAGCCTATTCACGACACAGTCATctccaaagacataaaagaacacatactatgACTGTAACCAATGTGATAGAGCCTTTACAGGTCACAGTGATCTTCAAAGGTATGgaagtttga